From the genome of Candidatus Rokuibacteriota bacterium:
AGGCGGAGACCCTGACCGGCCGCCCGCTTCTCTGGGTGCTCTAGAAACCTCGGAGGGGGCATCTCCGGGAGATGCGCCGGCTCGGCGCCTCGGAGCGGGCCGTGCTGGAGGCCCTCGAGGTGATCCAGCTCTTCAACGGCTTCACCAAGATCGCGGATACCCTGCGCCTCGCGCCAGACTTCCCCGTTCCCACGGCGCGCTGAGGGTCGACGTGCCTGGGTAACGGTTGTCGCTCAACTCTCTGAGCCAACAAAGATTCACGGCTCCTTTCCCCGCTTCTGAACCTTGATATCTCGGCGTCTTGACTTATATGCATACAATGCATATAATAACACGTGCGATTCGAGTGGGACCACGCAAAGGAAGAAATCAACATCCGGAAACACGGAGTGGACTTCGATGAGGCCGCGGACACGTTCTACGATCCTTCAGGGCTCGAGCGACCGGACGAGGGGCACTCCGGCTACGAAGAGCGGTTCATACGCCTCGGCGCATCCCGGCGCGGCCGGATCCTGGTAACGGCGTTCACCGAGCGCGGTGAGTCAATTCGCATCATATCGTCCCGACGCGCCACCCGGCGTGAGGTCAAGAGCTATGAAGAAGGAATATGACTTCTCCAAGGCCAAGCGTGGCGTTTTCCGTAAGCTTCCTCCCCTGAAAGAACGCGCGCGCTATACCAAAGTGAGGATCACAATCATGGTCGACCTAGATGTTCTGGACTTCTTCAAGAAAAGAGCCACCGAGCCGGGTGCCCAGCCCTACCAGACCCAGATCAACCAGGCGCTTCGCGAGTACGTCTTTAAAAGTCGCCCGACTCTTGCGGAGAATCTGTTGAAAGACGAAAGCTTTATCTCCCGCATCTCGGAACGTATCGCGGAGTATTCGGCGCGAGGCGTCGGCCCTGACCCAGAAAGCCTTGAACTCGCCCGCACCAATCCTTATGCCACCGTCATTTCCGAAGCGTGGGAAACCGCACGTCGGGTAAAGAACTCATCCTGGTTCGACGAGGGCCTTCGGAGCGATGACGATGAGTTCAGAGAGCCGTTTCAGTTGCTCGTCGGTTCCCTCATTTCTACTGTGAGCGGCCTGAAGGAGCGGCGGGGTAAAGGTCTCGACAAGCAGGTGACGTCAATCGCGCAAGATGAATGGCGAAGGATTCTCTTCGAAAGAACAGAGCCGCCGTGCTTCGGAGACGACCCGAGACTAGGAGAAGCCTTCGGCAATATGCACTCGGCATCCGTGTCCTTTCGATTGGTCAGCGCAGTCTTCTTCGTTCACCGGCTCTTGAGGGAAAGAGGCAACGGCTCCCCATTTTCCCAATTCGAAGGAAACCTACGCGGTCCGAATGCCGGCTGGAAGGACGCCAAGCTATCCGGCGACCAGTGGTTGCGCGAGATAAAGAAAGGCCGGTTCAAGGGGAGAACGCTCGACGAAGTCGGTAAACTGAACCAGGATGCTTTGCCTCTTTACCTGGTTATTGTCAACCTGCATCGCGACCACTTCGCTCATGGTCACAAAGAGCGAGCCGAGAGACGCAAGGCCTTCGAGCCGCTACTTCGCCGCCACCTTATCCAGGCGCAACTACAGCTAATTAATTGGGGCCTCTCGACGATT
Proteins encoded in this window:
- a CDS encoding BrnT family toxin → MRFEWDHAKEEINIRKHGVDFDEAADTFYDPSGLERPDEGHSGYEERFIRLGASRRGRILVTAFTERGESIRIISSRRATRREVKSYEEGI
- a CDS encoding BrnA antitoxin family protein; translated protein: MKKEYDFSKAKRGVFRKLPPLKERARYTKVRITIMVDLDVLDFFKKRATEPGAQPYQTQINQALREYVFKSRPTLAENLLKDESFISRISERIAEYSARGVGPDPESLELARTNPYATVISEAWETARRVKNSSWFDEGLRSDDDEFREPFQLLVGSLISTVSGLKERRGKGLDKQVTSIAQDEWRRILFERTEPPCFGDDPRLGEAFGNMHSASVSFRLVSAVFFVHRLLRERGNGSPFSQFEGNLRGPNAGWKDAKLSGDQWLREIKKGRFKGRTLDEVGKLNQDALPLYLVIVNLHRDHFAHGHKERAERRKAFEPLLRRHLIQAQLQLINWGLSTIAKLIEVGPSQTRGRRYFRAPEVRPET